TCCTCCTCAAAAAAAAATAAACAGCTTGACTATTGTATCAAAAAAGTCCTGGCCGGTCATTGAAGAAAGGCTGATTTATGAGTACCTGTAAAAACGCTTATCCTCAAGCGTAAATTTTTAGAGACTACCTTATGGAAACCTCTAAAAACTCACCTTTGAGTCCCCTCGGAGAGATCGTTCCGCCTACGCCCTGTTTCGCCCAATCGTATACTCGACCTGCCTGTTTCGTACGAACCGCCTCGGAGGGCACGTCCTGTGCCCCCTCGGCTTGGGGCGACGTCCTGTCGCCCCATTCGACTACACGACGGCAGGTCGAGTATACGGGCTCAAATGGGCTACGTCGGAACGATCTCTCCGAGGAACAGAGTTTTTAGAGACTACCTTATGTTGCCTATGTTTTCCCCGATATAATCCTTGATCCACAGGGCCACCGAAGGGTCCGACAGGGCCTCAGGCTCCCCCAGGACCTCCCAGATCGCCTCTATGTCCATAGTGAAAGACCGGTCGTCAACCACGTGACGGTATATCCACCTGATCCTAGGGGCCTCCACCAGCAGGGTCATTATCGACGACGGTATATCCCCTAGAGGGGGCCTGTCAATAGAGTCGTATCGAAAGGTAGCCAGCACCGAGGTGCCTTTGCCTAAGGTGGACTCCAGTTTGAACTCACCTTCGCAGAGCTCCGCCGACTGACGGAGGAAAGGTATGCCAAGGCCGACCTTTCTGGTGGTCCTGGTGGTATAGAAAGGGTCCACCACCTTACGGCAGGTCTCTTCGTCCATGCCCCTACCGTCGTCGACCACCGAGAACCGAAGCCATCCCTCCCTTTTAAGCTCCTCCACCGATATGGTGACAGAAGAGGCCCCTCCCCTCATGCTGTTCTCCCCTATGTCCAATATGTGATGGGAAAGGTCCTCAAGCATCGCTTCGCCTCCATTTTGCCTCTACGCTCCTTCCTTCCTGCCGAAGGAGTGCCTTTTTTACCTCGTCGAAAGAGACGTCCCCGAGGATCATCGTGGAACATCGATCGCCGTCTATCTCCGAAAGCCGGTGGGAGTCGGAGGACTTCAGGAACGTCCTGGATGGATAGCTATCCATTATCGCCTTGGCCTGTTCCTCCGTCGCCCTAGCGGATATCTCCACAGCGTTCACCGGCAGATCGTCGGGGATGAACCCCAGCACCGCCAGGTAGGAAAAAGCGGGCCTGTCCACGTGAGCCAGTATGGTCAATCCACCTAGCTGGTGGACCTTATGGAGCACCTGGTCCACCGTCCTGTCGGTTCCCTGGACCAGTAGCCTAGGGACCATGTCCAGGACACCGTTATTCTCGTCTATAACCACCTGATAGCCAAATAGGTCCTCCCTATTGGGGACGTCCGGGAGGGTCTCCCAGACCCAGTCCTGACAGGCCAGAGCCCTTTCGTAGTCGGGAAACAGCGTCACCACGTGGACGTCCTCCACGGTCTGCACCTCCATACCAGGTATGACCGTAAGACCGGAATCTCTGGCGGCGCCCTTCAGGGCGGGATAGTTCAGACAGCTGTTGTGGTCGGTCACAGCCAGGATCTCTATGCCCTCCTTAAGGGCCTTGGCCACCACCTCCAATGCCCCCATCTCCAGCTCTCCGCAGGGAGACAGGACGGTGTGAAGGTGGAGGTCTACCTTCACAGGCCGGAGGTTCACGAGCCCTCGGTTAGCCCTAGGCCGTAGATCTTCCCCGACAGAACGTAGGCCGACAGAGGAGAGTAGGCCAAGGTGACCCCCTCCTGGGAACACCTATCCACCAGATCGTCGTCCACCGGCCTGCCGGAGGCTACGACGATAAGGGGCATATCCCTGAGCACCGCCACCGCCGCCACGTTTACGTGGGACTGGATCGTTATCCACGCCCAACCAGGCTGGCCTTTGGCCATTATAAAGCTGAGCAGATCTCCTACGACCACCCCGGAGATCTCCTCCTCCAGGTCACCGGACGCCTTGACCTCAAGGGCCAGAGCCTCCACCAGTTCGGATATTTTCACAGAGAAATCCCCCTTCTATTCTATTTCAGGACGTGAGGCGAGCGGGACGACAGCTCCGCCATCTCCTGAGCCAGCTCGTAGATCCTCTCTCGGAGCTTGAAGATACAGTCGGAAGGATCGCCGTTGCCTCGGACCACGTCCTCCGCCAGAGCCCTACAGGAAGGCCGACCGCAGGAACCGCAGTCGAGGTGGGGCAGATCGGCGTAGATCTGGTTCATCTCCCTCAGTCGGATCATAGCCTGCTTGAGGTCTTTGTCCAGAGGAATCCTCTGCCTGGCCTTTATAGGTATCGGCAGCTTGAATATCCCTTGATCATACCGTCTTATAACCTCCGACTCGGTCTCCGGGTCCATCTCCCAACTGACCTCCGAGTGGTCCAGCCTGAGATGGGTCAGAAACCGAGATTCCAGGTTGCCAACCCCTCCGATACAGCCCAGGTCACAGGCCCGACACTCTATGTAGTCCACTCCCTCCAGCCTGCCGAGCTCCAGCTCTCTGAGCAAATCGACGGTGTTTCTCAGCCCCGCCACGGAGATGGTCTTTATGGGCCTCTCGCAGAAGGACGCCACGTGTTTGGCCTCCCCTCCTCTCAGGGACCACTGGAGATACCTGAGTTCCTTGCTACAGGGGGGGACAGGGCTATCTACGTCGACCCCTCCTGCCAGAAGGTCTCTGACCACCTTCTGGACCGACACCGCATAACGGATCGAGCTCTCCCCTCTCCCCTCAGGACAGCGAACCAAGGCGATCTTAGCGGGACAGGGAGCTATCAAAGTAACGTCGTCGGTCCTTCCGGTATCCTCCCTCCAGAGGGATACCGCCGTCTCCAGAGGTGACTCTATAGGGACGAATCGCCCCACCAGCTCGGGGTAGTTTATCTGTATGAGCCGGATCACAGCGGGACAGTAGGTGGATATAAGGGGGAGGCTCTCTGGCCCTCTTCTGTCCACCTCCTTCGCTATGGCGTAGGCGGTAACGTCGAAGGCCAGGCCCGTCCAAGGGGTTATATCCTCAAGACCGGCCTCCTCAAGCCTCTTTCTCAGCTCCTCGGGACAGCTGTATCCTCTGGTCTGGGCGTAGAAAGCCGGGTCAGCCACGACAACCGTCCTCTCCTGGCTGGCGAGTAGCCTCCAGTTATCCTCGTTGAGGACTATGGCCCGATCCTCGCACTTTCTGAGACACTCGCCGCAGTCGACGCACAGATCCTCTATGACCTTTACCTTTTTGTCGAAAACCCTCATGGCCTCTGTAGGACAGGCCCTTATACACCGGGAACAACCTCGACAGCTGGAAAGCTGCACCTTTATTCCGGTGGTCACGTCTTTACCCCCTCTCAAATCGCAAGGTGGCCCTTAAAGTGGTCCCTCTCCCCAGCTCGGTGTCTATGGTCAGATCATCGGCGTTTCTCTTTATGTTGGGAAGGCCCATGCCTGCGCCAAAACCGAGCTCCCTTATTCTGTCGGAGGCGGTTGAATACCCCTCCTGCATCGCTAAATCCACATCAGGTATCCCGGGCCCCTGATCGGCGGCCTCTATTATGAGGTAATCGGGGTAGATATAGGCACGAATAACCCCTCCTCCTGCGTGGATCATTACGTTCATCTCCGCCTCGTAGACCACCACCGATGCCCTCCTGGTGACGTTTGAGGGCAACCCTAGCATCTTGAGGCTGCTCTTCAGCTTCGTCGAGGCCTCCCCGACCTCCAGAAAACTGTCCCCTTTGACTATATATTCCTCGGTGTAGGCGTCGCTTAAGGAGCCTGACGCTTCTCTATCGAACATGGCAACAGTCCTTCCCTAAAGAGGATCCCACAGGCCTCGAACATACTCTTATGGCAGACCATAACGGGCATATCGAGGCTGATAGCCAGATCGACGGCCTCCTTCTGGGGATACTTGCCTCTCACGAACACCACCGCCGGTAAATCCATCATCTGGGCGGTTCTGACTATCTGGATATTGGTCAGGCCAGTCAGCAACAGAGACCCAGGCTGAGCGAAGGCTAGGACGTCGCTCATCAGGTCCGCGCCGTAAACATGGTCTATCTCTATAGACTCAAGCATCTCCTGGCCGTGAACCACCTCGGCGTCTATAAAACCGGCAAGCTGATCGAGCCTCATATCCCTACCACCGCTCCAGATGGAGTCTCTCCGCCGGTTCCCCTGAATGGGGCCTCTTCTCCTCGTCGGGGTAACCTATGGACGCAATTCCCATTATAGGCACGTGGTCGGGTACGTGGATCATCGACCTTATCTCCGCCCCCTCGTCGGGGAGATGACATACCCCCAACCACACCGCCCCCAGATCCATGGCCTGGGCGGCTATAAGCAGGTTCTCCATGGCAGCCCCACAGTCCTGCTCCCAGTAGGATCGGGAAAGAGGGTTTTTATCCTTATCGGCACAGATCACCACCGCCACAGGGGCCTGAGCCAGCATGGCACCGTAGGGATGGACCTTGGCGATACCGTCCAACACCACCCTATCCCTTATCACTATGAAATGAACAGGACGACCGTTACCTGCGCTGGGAGCGGCAGCGGCACACCGGACTAGGGCGTCTATTTTCTCCTTCTCCACCGGACGGTCTTTATACCGGCGGATGCTTCTGCGGGCCAAAATAACGTCGATTAACTTGTTTTCCATGATTAAGCCTCCTTCTAGGGAATACCCCCGGCAAGCCAGGGAGATAAAGCTCTAAGATCGTCGAGGGTAAGAGACAGAGGTTTTCCCCGCTCTCTAGATCTATTTCTAAGCAAATAGGAGGGGTGGAATATAGGCCTTACGGTCAACTCCCTCTCTGCGAAACGGCACCGATGAAACTCGCCTCTCAGGGAGGTTATCCCCACCTTGGTGTCGAGCAAAAGCCTGGACGGAACGTTCCCTACGGTAACGACGACTTCAGGCTTTAAAAGATCGATCAACCTCTCGAGCCAGGGCAAACAGGCGGCGACCTCCGCTGGCTTAGGGTCTCTATTGCCAGGAGGCCTACAGCGAACCACGTTGGAGATAAAAACCGACTCCCTTGGGACTCCGGCCTCCTCCATGAGCTGGGACAGAAAACGGCCCGACCTCCCTACGAAGGGACGGCCGGACAGGTCCTCCTCAGCACCGGGCCCCTCTCCGACGAACAGTACGGAGCTGTCCCTAGGGCCTTCGCCGAAGACCGGCATGGTCCTCTCCAGGTGTAGAGGACACCTGCGACATCTAGCTACCGCCGAATGAAGCTCCTCCCAGGTCATACTAAGCCCCAAGGGACAGGACGGTTATACCCGACAGAATAGCCAGGACACCGAGGAGCTTGGCGACCCCTAGGGACTCGCCGAACAACAGGACCGACACAGACAGGACCACCAGGTAGACTATACCCGACATAAGAGGATAGGCCACCGACAGATCCACCCGAGAAAGGGCAGCACTCATAAAGACGAAGGAGATCCCAAACAACATGACTCCCCCGATGGCCCAGGGATTTGTCACAATCTGCCAGACCGCCCCTAGAACACCGTGGTCCATAAGATCCCCCCTATGGCCGAATCCCGCCTTCATCATCGAGCTAGCGGCGGCGTTTGTGAGGGCCGATCCCACTATCATTCCAAGGCCAAGCGAATCCAAAAGCATCACCCTTTCCGATTGAAATTGCCAAGGGGACGAAGACCGTATATCATCTTCC
This portion of the Dethiosulfovibrio salsuginis genome encodes:
- a CDS encoding nitroreductase family protein — protein: MENKLIDVILARRSIRRYKDRPVEKEKIDALVRCAAAAPSAGNGRPVHFIVIRDRVVLDGIAKVHPYGAMLAQAPVAVVICADKDKNPLSRSYWEQDCGAAMENLLIAAQAMDLGAVWLGVCHLPDEGAEIRSMIHVPDHVPIMGIASIGYPDEEKRPHSGEPAERLHLERW
- a CDS encoding ATP-binding protein; its protein translation is MLEDLSHHILDIGENSMRGGASSVTISVEELKREGWLRFSVVDDGRGMDEETCRKVVDPFYTTRTTRKVGLGIPFLRQSAELCEGEFKLESTLGKGTSVLATFRYDSIDRPPLGDIPSSIMTLLVEAPRIRWIYRHVVDDRSFTMDIEAIWEVLGEPEALSDPSVALWIKDYIGENIGNIR
- a CDS encoding DMT family transporter — translated: MDSLGLGMIVGSALTNAAASSMMKAGFGHRGDLMDHGVLGAVWQIVTNPWAIGGVMLFGISFVFMSAALSRVDLSVAYPLMSGIVYLVVLSVSVLLFGESLGVAKLLGVLAILSGITVLSLGA
- a CDS encoding DRTGG domain-containing protein, which codes for MRLDQLAGFIDAEVVHGQEMLESIEIDHVYGADLMSDVLAFAQPGSLLLTGLTNIQIVRTAQMMDLPAVVFVRGKYPQKEAVDLAISLDMPVMVCHKSMFEACGILFREGLLPCSIEKRQAP
- a CDS encoding uracil-DNA glycosylase translates to MTWEELHSAVARCRRCPLHLERTMPVFGEGPRDSSVLFVGEGPGAEEDLSGRPFVGRSGRFLSQLMEEAGVPRESVFISNVVRCRPPGNRDPKPAEVAACLPWLERLIDLLKPEVVVTVGNVPSRLLLDTKVGITSLRGEFHRCRFAERELTVRPIFHPSYLLRNRSRERGKPLSLTLDDLRALSPWLAGGIP
- a CDS encoding PHP domain-containing protein, which gives rise to MNLRPVKVDLHLHTVLSPCGELEMGALEVVAKALKEGIEILAVTDHNSCLNYPALKGAARDSGLTVIPGMEVQTVEDVHVVTLFPDYERALACQDWVWETLPDVPNREDLFGYQVVIDENNGVLDMVPRLLVQGTDRTVDQVLHKVHQLGGLTILAHVDRPAFSYLAVLGFIPDDLPVNAVEISARATEEQAKAIMDSYPSRTFLKSSDSHRLSEIDGDRCSTMILGDVSFDEVKKALLRQEGRSVEAKWRRSDA
- a CDS encoding [Fe-Fe] hydrogenase large subunit C-terminal domain-containing protein; this encodes MTTGIKVQLSSCRGCSRCIRACPTEAMRVFDKKVKVIEDLCVDCGECLRKCEDRAIVLNEDNWRLLASQERTVVVADPAFYAQTRGYSCPEELRKRLEEAGLEDITPWTGLAFDVTAYAIAKEVDRRGPESLPLISTYCPAVIRLIQINYPELVGRFVPIESPLETAVSLWREDTGRTDDVTLIAPCPAKIALVRCPEGRGESSIRYAVSVQKVVRDLLAGGVDVDSPVPPCSKELRYLQWSLRGGEAKHVASFCERPIKTISVAGLRNTVDLLRELELGRLEGVDYIECRACDLGCIGGVGNLESRFLTHLRLDHSEVSWEMDPETESEVIRRYDQGIFKLPIPIKARQRIPLDKDLKQAMIRLREMNQIYADLPHLDCGSCGRPSCRALAEDVVRGNGDPSDCIFKLRERIYELAQEMAELSSRSPHVLK
- a CDS encoding serine kinase; this translates as MKISELVEALALEVKASGDLEEEISGVVVGDLLSFIMAKGQPGWAWITIQSHVNVAAVAVLRDMPLIVVASGRPVDDDLVDRCSQEGVTLAYSPLSAYVLSGKIYGLGLTEGS
- a CDS encoding ATP-binding protein, producing MFDREASGSLSDAYTEEYIVKGDSFLEVGEASTKLKSSLKMLGLPSNVTRRASVVVYEAEMNVMIHAGGGVIRAYIYPDYLIIEAADQGPGIPDVDLAMQEGYSTASDRIRELGFGAGMGLPNIKRNADDLTIDTELGRGTTLRATLRFERG